From a region of the Candidatus Tanganyikabacteria bacterium genome:
- the ligD gene encoding non-homologous end-joining DNA ligase: protein MSLIPPDKDQVVLAFGDRQVTLTNLRKVFWPAALRTKGDLLRYYATLAPVLLPHVRRRAMTMKRYPDGVSGDYFFMKRLPPEAPPWLPRCEVPSDEAEPLVMPIVDDLPGLLWVVNLGCVDLNPSYGRCDGIRLPDYLHFDLDPTEGATFGHIREAALLVREGLAALGLRSFPKTTGSRGIHVYVPIVRRPTQEEVWMFAKAFAHGLVRRNPALLTAEYAVRKRPRSRVHVDYNQNSWGRTLASVYSVRPVASAAVSAPVTWSEVRSGVNPEAFRMETLPGRIRAVGDLWAPVDAPEGRCDLNALLAHVR, encoded by the coding sequence CTGACAAGGACCAGGTAGTGCTGGCCTTCGGCGACCGCCAGGTGACGCTCACGAACCTCCGGAAGGTTTTCTGGCCCGCGGCGCTTCGCACGAAGGGCGACTTGCTCCGCTACTACGCGACGCTCGCGCCGGTGCTCCTGCCCCACGTGCGGCGGCGAGCGATGACCATGAAGCGGTATCCGGACGGCGTCTCCGGCGACTACTTCTTCATGAAGCGCCTGCCGCCGGAGGCTCCCCCGTGGCTCCCACGCTGCGAGGTGCCGTCGGACGAGGCCGAACCGCTGGTGATGCCCATCGTGGACGACCTACCGGGCCTGCTGTGGGTCGTCAACCTCGGCTGCGTCGACCTCAACCCGTCTTACGGGCGCTGCGACGGGATCAGGCTGCCCGACTACCTCCACTTCGACCTGGATCCCACCGAGGGCGCCACCTTCGGCCACATCCGGGAGGCGGCGCTCCTCGTGCGCGAGGGCCTGGCTGCCCTCGGCCTGCGCTCCTTTCCGAAGACCACCGGCAGCCGCGGCATCCACGTCTACGTGCCGATAGTCCGCAGGCCCACTCAGGAGGAGGTCTGGATGTTCGCGAAGGCGTTCGCTCACGGCCTCGTGCGGCGCAACCCGGCGCTGCTGACCGCCGAGTACGCCGTCCGCAAGCGGCCCCGGAGCCGCGTGCACGTGGACTACAACCAGAACTCGTGGGGCCGCACGCTCGCCTCGGTGTACTCGGTGCGTCCGGTCGCGTCGGCCGCCGTGTCGGCGCCCGTCACCTGGAGCGAGGTGCGCAGCGGCGTCAACCCGGAAGCATTCCGGATGGAGACGCTGCCCGGCCGGATCCGCGCCGTCGGCGATCTGTGGGCGCCGGTCGACGCGCCCGAGGGGCGCTGCGACCTGAACGCCCTGTTGGCTCACGTGCGCTAG